In a genomic window of Henningerozyma blattae CBS 6284 chromosome 9, complete genome:
- the UTP15 gene encoding snoRNA-binding rRNA-processing protein UTP15 (similar to Saccharomyces cerevisiae UTP15 (YMR093W); ancestral locus Anc_2.469), whose translation MSSSRPRIVTSKAPILPQQTTPEQRYWRQYSSAQLVKEHNSVTHLAFNPQHPYDFAVTSSTRVQIFSSRTRQVVKTFSRFKDVVYSASFRNDGKLLVAGDATGLVSVYDSYNPRTLLLSINASSHPTHVTKFHAHDTTTLLTSSDDRVTRLWDISHAYEPISEFTGASDYVRTACFIPSAPQLVVTGSYDGFIRLYDSRANNSSPIYSMKHEQPVEDVIAISPTQLVSCGGSNFKVWDLTSNKKLYERGNFNKTVTCLDYVDNLNSPMQNALIASSLDGHVKVFDPLDNFRVKFGWKFSSAVLSCALSPSDAQNGNRHLVAGLSSGILAIRTKLKKNENEADKNSTPKATKSNTYLRMMRGSEYKGDQEHIIHDDKLKSQRRIRAFEKKINQFKWSEALDVAFSPGMAKELTLTILQELRKRGKTRAALYDRDESSLQPLLNWCIKGIEDVRSAPIVADWIAVVLELYGKTLENSPVLQEMIVTLKNKVRTEIHKAKEAQKIEGMLQLLTN comes from the coding sequence ATGTCATCTTCAAGACCAAGAATTGTCACATCTAAGGCTCCAATATTACCTCAGCAAACTACACCTGAGCAGCGTTATTGGCGCCAATATTCTTCGGCCCAACTAGTTAAGGAACATAATTCCGTTACTCACTTAGCCTTTAACCCACAACATCCTTATGATTTTGCAGTTACCTCTTCTACAAGagttcaaatattttcttcgAGAACCAGACAAGTAGTGAAAACTTTTTCTAGATTTAAGGATGTCGTTTATTCAGCATCTTTTAGAAATGATGGTAAGCTATTAGTTGCTGGTGATGCTACAGGTTTGGTATCAGTTTATGATAGCTATAATCCAAGgactttattattatcaatcaATGCATCTTCACATCCAACTCATGTAACTAAATTTCATGCACATGATACAACTACCCTTTTAACTTCAAGTGATGATAGAGTGACTAGATTGTGGGATATTTCGCATGCATATGAACCTATAAGCGAGTTTACAGGAGCTTCAGATTATGTGCGTACTGCTTGTTTCATACCCTCAGCCCCACAGTTAGTTGTAACTGGTTCTTATGATGGCTTTATTAGATTATATGATTCAAGagcaaataattcatccCCAATATATTCTATGAAACACGAGCAACCAGTTGAGGATGTTATAGCCATTTCTCCAACTCAGCTGGTATCTTGTGGGGGTTCCAATTTCAAAGTTTGGGATTTAACgagtaataaaaaattatatgaaCGTggtaattttaataaaaccGTTACATGCTTAGATTATGTTGACAACTTAAACTCACCTATGCAAAATGCTTTAATTGCTTCATCCTTAGACGGACATGTTAAAGTATTTGATCCATTAGATAATTTCCGTGTAAAATTTGGCTGGAAATTTTCTAGTGCAGTATTAAGCTGTGCTCTATCTCCTAGTGATGCCCAGAACGGTAACAGACATCTTGTTGCAGGTTTATCATCTGGTATTTTAGCTATTAGaacaaaattaaagaaaaatgaaaacgAAGCTGATAAAAACTCTACACCTAAAGCTACTAAGAGTAATACTTACTTAAGAATGATGCGTGGTTCTGAGTATAAGGGTGATCAAGAGCATATTATTCATGATGACAAATTAAAAAGCCAACGTCGTATACGagcatttgaaaaaaaaatcaatcaGTTTAAATGGAGCGAAGCCTTGGACGTAGCATTCTCTCCTGGTATGGCTAAAGAATTGACCTTAACTATATTGCAAGAATTGCGTAAAAGAGGAAAAACTCGTGCCGCACTATATGATAGAGATGAAAGTTCATTACAACCACTATTAAATTGGTGTATTAAGGGTATAGAAGATGTCAGATCGGCCCCTATTGTAGCGGATTGGATTGCAGTTGTGTTAGAATTATATGGGAAAACATTAGAAAACTCACCAGTACTACAGGAAATGATTGTCACCTTAAAGAACAAGGTTAGAACCGAAATCCATAAGGCCAAGGAAGCCCAAAAAATTGAAGGTATGCTGCAATTATTAACTAActaa